The following coding sequences are from one Thunnus maccoyii chromosome 17, fThuMac1.1, whole genome shotgun sequence window:
- the LOC121882449 gene encoding claudin-20-like: MLSTAIQILAFALALLGVLGATVATLLPNWKVSVNVWSSIMTPISQMQGLWMDCVWYSSGVFSCTMKNSVLSLPAYLQTMRAAMVLSCMVALFGLCLASLGLKCTRWGGSHRAKGHTAIAAGGCFILASFLCLVPASWFTNEVITTFLTTDLPDSSKYQPGGALCVTFISAGFLLAGGVIFCLSCPGRRTTRTEYADPDRLYREGERRREPQAERKHPKNRQNKTVQLQMDEMKQEKPPQEKPEQDQEKKSYSSPSKLPQKDIKDSYSLQEYV, encoded by the coding sequence ATGCTGTCCACCGCCATTCAGATCCTGGCGTTCGCCTTGGCGCTCCTGGGCGTCCTCGGCGCCACGGTGGCCACTCTGCTACCCAACTGGAAGGTGAGCGTCAACGTCTGGTCAAGCATCATGACCCCCATCTCGCAGATGCAGGGTCTGTGGATGGACTGCGTCTGGTACAGCTCCGGCGTCTTCAGCTGCACCATGAAAAACTCTGTGCTGTCGCTGCCGGCGTATCTGCAGACCATGAGGGCCGCCATGGTCCTGTCCTGCATGGTGGCGTTGTTTGGACTCTGCCTCGCCTCCCTAGGGCTCAAATGCACCCGCTGGGGGGGCAGCCACCGAGCGAAGGGGCACACCGCCATCGCTGCGGGGGGCTGCTTCATCCTTGCCAGCTTCCTCTGCCTGGTCCCCGCGTCCTGGTTCACCAATGAAGTCATCACCACCTTCCTGACCACCGACCTGCCAGACAGCAGCAAATATCAGCCTGGTGGAGCTCTGTGCGTCACTTTCATCTCCGCCGGCTTCCTCCTGGCTGGAGGggtcattttttgtttgtcgTGTCCAGGAAGAAGAACAACACGAACGGAGTACGCTGACCCTGACAGACTGTACCGAGAGGGGGAACGGAGGCGAGAGCCGCAAGCGGAGCGCAAACATCCGAAAaacaggcaaaacaaaacagtccAACTGCAGATGGACGAGATGAAGCAGGAGAAACCTCCTCAGGAGAAACCAGAACAGGATCAGGAGAAGAAGAGCTACTCATCTCCCTCCAAACTCCCTCAAAAAGACATCAAGGACAGCTACAGCCTCCAGGAGTACGTTTAA
- the LOC121882851 gene encoding interferon-induced protein 44-like isoform X2: MGAKQSKQSASPSILDKPWRSINWGGKHNFLQHANNYNPQTDGQQLRILLHGPVGAGKSSFINSVQSVLEGRICKKAFADNMAQGCFTKKYTTYKIQKGTRNIFYPFVFNDMVGLKCRNRRDRRIHVKDVKRILKGHVQDGYTFNPESKLSKEDRYYNGSPSANDKVHVLVYVFDANTVSLMNNDIKETILDIRDEANELGIPQVAVFTKIDEACPEINQDLKNVYKSTILQEKMEQFSATVGIPMNCIFPVKNYHDEISLNNDADILILSSLKSIIDDGNDFLNEMHV; this comes from the exons ATGGGAGCAAAACAGTCTAAACAGTCTGCTTCACCTTCAA TTCTTGACAAACCATGGAGATCGATAAACTGGGG AGGCAAACACAACTTTCTGCAGCATGCGAACAACTACAACCCTCAGACTGATGGTCAGCAGCTCAGGATTCTTCTTCATGGGCCGGTCGGAGCTGGAAAGTCCAGCTTCATCAACTCTGTTCAAAGTGTCTTAGAAGGCAGAATATGCAAAAAGGCCTTTGCAGACAACATGGCACAAGGCTGTTTCACCAAAAAG TACACAACCTACAAGATCCAAAAAGGAACCCGAAACATATTTTACCCATTTGTCTTCAATGACATGGTGGGCCTGAAATGCAGGAacaggagagacagaagaaTCCATGTGAAAGATGTCAAACGGATTCTTAAGGGACATGTACAAGACGGCTACACG TTCAATCCTGAATCTAAGTTGTCAAAGGAAGATCGTTACTACAACGGATCCCCAAGTGCCAACGACAAAGTGCATGTTCTGGTCTATGTTTTTGATGCCAACACTGTATCGCTGATGAATAATGACATTAAGGAAACAATACTTGATATCAGAGACGAAGCCAATGAACTGG GGATTCCTCAAGTGGCCGTTTTCACCAAAATTGATGAGGCCTGTCCTGAAATCAACCAAGACTTAAAGAATGTCTACAAGAGCACAATACTACAGGAAAAG atgGAGCAGTTCAGTGCGACTGTGGGTATTCCAATGAACTGCATCTTCCCTGTGAAGAACTACCATGATGAAATCAGCCTCAACAATGACGCCGACATTCTCATCCTGAGCTCCTTGAAAAGCATCATCGACGATGGGAATGATTTTCTGAATGAGATGCATGTTTAG
- the LOC121882851 gene encoding interferon-induced protein 44-like isoform X1 yields the protein MPLCVSATHPSHHDVSSSFPTSKCLTEAMGAKQSKQSASPSILDKPWRSINWGGKHNFLQHANNYNPQTDGQQLRILLHGPVGAGKSSFINSVQSVLEGRICKKAFADNMAQGCFTKKYTTYKIQKGTRNIFYPFVFNDMVGLKCRNRRDRRIHVKDVKRILKGHVQDGYTFNPESKLSKEDRYYNGSPSANDKVHVLVYVFDANTVSLMNNDIKETILDIRDEANELGIPQVAVFTKIDEACPEINQDLKNVYKSTILQEKMEQFSATVGIPMNCIFPVKNYHDEISLNNDADILILSSLKSIIDDGNDFLNEMHV from the exons ATGCCACTCTGTGTGTCAGCCACTCATCCATCTCACCATGACGTCAGCTCATCATTTCCCACAAGCAAGTGTCTCACTGAGG cAATGGGAGCAAAACAGTCTAAACAGTCTGCTTCACCTTCAA TTCTTGACAAACCATGGAGATCGATAAACTGGGG AGGCAAACACAACTTTCTGCAGCATGCGAACAACTACAACCCTCAGACTGATGGTCAGCAGCTCAGGATTCTTCTTCATGGGCCGGTCGGAGCTGGAAAGTCCAGCTTCATCAACTCTGTTCAAAGTGTCTTAGAAGGCAGAATATGCAAAAAGGCCTTTGCAGACAACATGGCACAAGGCTGTTTCACCAAAAAG TACACAACCTACAAGATCCAAAAAGGAACCCGAAACATATTTTACCCATTTGTCTTCAATGACATGGTGGGCCTGAAATGCAGGAacaggagagacagaagaaTCCATGTGAAAGATGTCAAACGGATTCTTAAGGGACATGTACAAGACGGCTACACG TTCAATCCTGAATCTAAGTTGTCAAAGGAAGATCGTTACTACAACGGATCCCCAAGTGCCAACGACAAAGTGCATGTTCTGGTCTATGTTTTTGATGCCAACACTGTATCGCTGATGAATAATGACATTAAGGAAACAATACTTGATATCAGAGACGAAGCCAATGAACTGG GGATTCCTCAAGTGGCCGTTTTCACCAAAATTGATGAGGCCTGTCCTGAAATCAACCAAGACTTAAAGAATGTCTACAAGAGCACAATACTACAGGAAAAG atgGAGCAGTTCAGTGCGACTGTGGGTATTCCAATGAACTGCATCTTCCCTGTGAAGAACTACCATGATGAAATCAGCCTCAACAATGACGCCGACATTCTCATCCTGAGCTCCTTGAAAAGCATCATCGACGATGGGAATGATTTTCTGAATGAGATGCATGTTTAG